In Perognathus longimembris pacificus isolate PPM17 chromosome 3, ASM2315922v1, whole genome shotgun sequence, a single window of DNA contains:
- the Gpr108 gene encoding protein GPR108 isoform X4, with protein MVVGSRAEEGQYNLNFHNCYNSIPGRERPFDLTVMIREKNPEGFLSAAEMPLFKLYLIMSACFLAAGIFWVSVLCRNTYNVFKIHWLMAALAFTKSISLLFHSINYYFINSQGHPIEGLAVMHYITHLLKGSLLFITIALIGSGWAFIKYVLSDKEKKIFGIVIPLQVLANVAYIVIESREEGASDYGFWKEILFLVDLICCGAILFPVVWSIRHLQDASGTDGKGEPLPGRSTPRLLPVPVAVNLAKLKLFRHYYVMVICYVYFTRIIAILLRVAVPFQWQWLYQLLVEGSTLTFFVLTGYKFQPAGDNPYLQLPQEDEEDVQMEQVMTDSGFREGLSKVNKTASGRELL; from the exons GTGATGATCCGGGAGAAGAACCCAGAAGGGTTCCTGTCGGCGGCAGAAATGCCTCTCTTCAAGCTCTACCTCATCATGTCTGCCTGCTTCCTGGCTGCGGGCATCTTCTGGGTGTCTGTGCTCTGCAGGAACAC GTACAACGTCTTCAAGATCCACTGGCTGATGGCGGCCCTGGCATTCACCAAGAGCATTTCCCTCCTCTTCCACAGC ATCAACTACTACTTCATCAACAGCCAGGGCCACCCCATCGAAGGCCTCGCTGTCATGCACTATATCACGCACCT gCTGAAGGGCTCGCTCCTCTTCATCACAATCGCGCTGATCGGCTCGGGCTGGGCCTTCATCAAGTATGTGCTGTCAGACAAGGAGAAGAAGATTTTCGGGATTGTGATTCCGCTGCAG GTCCTGGCCAATGTGGCCTACATCGTCATTGAGTCCCGGGAGGAGGGTGCCAGTGACTATGGCTTCTGGAAGGAGATCCTGTTCCTGGTGGACCTCATCTGCTGTGGCGCCATCCTCTTCCCAGTTGTCTG gtCCATCCGGCATCTGCAGGACGCATCCGGCACTGATGGGAAGGGTGAGCCCCTGCCAGGACGCTCCACCCCCAGACTCCTGCCTGTTCCAG TGGCAGTGAACCTGGCCAAGCTGAAGCTGTTCCGCCACTACTATGTCATG GTCATCTGTTATGTCTACTTCACGCGCATCATCGCCATCCTGCTGCGGGTGGCCGTGCCTTTCCAGTGGCAGTGGCTTTACCAG CTCCTGGTGGAGGGCTCCACTCTCACCTTCTTCGTGCTCACGGGCTACAAGTTCCAGCCAGCAGGAGACAACCCCTATCTGCAGCTGCcgcaggaggatgaggaggatgtGCAGATGGAACAAGT AATGACGGACTCTGGCTTCCGGGAAGGCCTGTCCAAAGTCAACAAGACAGCTAGTGGCCGGGAGCTGCTGTGA